The Streptomyces sp. NBC_01463 DNA window TGGGCGACGGACCGGACGTCCAGCTGTGGCCGCATCTGCACGGCACGGACGCGATGTACCTCGCCCTGCTGCGGCGCACCGGCTGACCGGTACGGCCCCGACCAGGGGTGAAACGCCGGGAATGTGCGAACCGTAATGATCCCGTGAGGCTTTGGGGCGCACCGAAGCGGGGAAGTGCCCCAGAACATGGCAGGCTTGGCCCATGGCCCAGATCAACCCCAGCATTCTCTCCGCCGACTTCGCACGCCTCGCCGAGGAGGCGAAGGCCGTCGAAGGCGCCGACTGGCTCCATGTCGATGTCATGGACAACCACTTCGTGCCCAATCTGACGCTCGGCGTCCCGATCGTGGAATCGCTCAGCAGGGCCACGTCCACCCCGCTGGACTGCCACCTGATGATCGAGGACGCGGACCGCTGGGCCCCGCAGTACGTCGAGGCGGGCGCGGGGTCGGTCACCTTCCACGCGGAGGCGGCGGCGGCGCCCGTGCGGCTGGCGCGGGAGATCCGGGCCAAGGGCGCCCGCGCCTCCATGGCGCTCAAGCCGGCGACGCCCATCGAGCCGTACGAGGACCTGCTCCCCGAGCTCGACATGCTGCTGATCATGACGGTGGAGCCGGGCTTCGGGGGCCAGTCCTTCCTGGACATCATGCTGCCGAAGATCCGCCGCACCCGTGAGCTGATCTCCAGGCACGGACTCGAACTGTGGCTCCAGGTCGACGGCGGGGTCTCCGAGTCCACCATCGAACGGTGCGCGGAGGCCGGCGCGGACGTCTTCGTCGCCGGTTCCGCCGTGTACGGCGCCAAGGACCCGGCCGAAGCCGTCCGGGCCCTGCGCGCCAAGGCCGACGGGGTCATCGCCTCGGCGGAGTGGGCGTGCGGCCACTGACGCCGGTCACGGCGCAGACACCCGCTCCGGCCCCCGGTTGCACGTCGGCCGGGCCAAACGCAGATGAACGCGGTCCGACGGGACCGATCAGGGATCGCCGTATCTGACAGGATGAACGGCGTATCGAGAGCGTGAACAGCAGTGAGGAGAACGCGGTGTCTGCAATGTCGGCGGGCCGGTCCGCCCTGCGGATGGGGCCCGCGGAGCTGGTGCAGGCGGCGGCCATGGCCCGCCGCTTTTACCTCGAGGGCAAATCCAAGATCCAGATCGCCGAGGAGTTCGGCGTCAGCCGCTTCAAGGTGGCCCGGGTCCTGGAGACGGCACTGGAGCGTGACCTCGTACGCATCGAGATCCGGGTCCCCGCGGAACTGGACGCCGAGCGCTCCGACGCGCTCCGCGCCCGCTACGGGCTGCGCCACGCGGTCGTGGTCGAATCCCCGGCCGAGGAGCAGGACGACGCCGCCGACCCGGAGAACCTGGGCGAGGTCGCGGCCGACCTGCTCGGCGAACTGGTGAACGAGGGCGATGTGCTCGGGCTCGCCTGGGGACGCTCCACGATCCACATGGCGGCGGCCCTCGACCGGCTGCCGCCCTGCACGGTCGTGCAGCTCACCGGGGTGTACGACGCGGGAACGGCCGAGCGCGGCTCGGTCGAGGCCGTCCGGCGGGCCGCCCAGGTGTCCGGCGGCGAGGCCCACCCGATCTACGCGCCGATGCTGCTGCCCGACCCGGCCACGGCCGCCGCGCTGCGCCACCAGACGGGCATCGCGCGCGCCTTCGAGTACTTCGACAAGGTGACGGTCGCGGCCGTCTCCATCGGTTCCTGGGAGCCCGGGATCTCCACGGTCCACGACATGCTCTCGGACACGGAGCGTGAGCACTACGCCTCGTTGGGGGTGGCCGCCGAGATGTCGGCGCACCTCTTCGACTCCGAGGGCCGCCGGGT harbors:
- a CDS encoding sugar-binding domain-containing protein → MSAGRSALRMGPAELVQAAAMARRFYLEGKSKIQIAEEFGVSRFKVARVLETALERDLVRIEIRVPAELDAERSDALRARYGLRHAVVVESPAEEQDDAADPENLGEVAADLLGELVNEGDVLGLAWGRSTIHMAAALDRLPPCTVVQLTGVYDAGTAERGSVEAVRRAAQVSGGEAHPIYAPMLLPDPATAAALRHQTGIARAFEYFDKVTVAAVSIGSWEPGISTVHDMLSDTEREHYASLGVAAEMSAHLFDSEGRRVGRDLGERCITVEADRLRRIPEVVAIAGGQRKAAAIGAVLRSGLVTSLVTDTAAADYLLTESAAPRRPALERADPDGE
- the rpe gene encoding ribulose-phosphate 3-epimerase; amino-acid sequence: MAQINPSILSADFARLAEEAKAVEGADWLHVDVMDNHFVPNLTLGVPIVESLSRATSTPLDCHLMIEDADRWAPQYVEAGAGSVTFHAEAAAAPVRLAREIRAKGARASMALKPATPIEPYEDLLPELDMLLIMTVEPGFGGQSFLDIMLPKIRRTRELISRHGLELWLQVDGGVSESTIERCAEAGADVFVAGSAVYGAKDPAEAVRALRAKADGVIASAEWACGH